The Salmo salar chromosome ssa06, Ssal_v3.1, whole genome shotgun sequence sequence TCATCGAAAGGGTCTTCCAGGATCACAGTGTGGTTTATTCTGCAATGACAAAACAAGTATCATACTTAttttctctccaccttatactGGGATGTCTATCTGAGTAGGTCATTTTATTGACACCACTCTAGCAGGGTTTAACGTTTGGAAAATGTGCTGCCGGACATTTGACCAGCCTAATTTTAAAGCTACAATATGCAACTtttttgggtgacctgaccaaatttgcatagaaatgtgagttacacatctgtcattgaaagcaagtctaagaagtggtagatctgttcattgtgtgctatttctatgcttcccattcaaGTTTCATTTTAGAGAgtgttttactttcggttttgtacaccagcttcaaacagctgaaaatacaatatttttggttctggaaaatatatttcacagcggtttagatggtacaatgattctctacactacacttacacgttttgtcacaaactgaaattaggccaaCTATTAGAAGTCTTGCAAATAGGAaatgatttctgcatattgcacccttaatttaccagacatttgagaaatttaccggacCCATACACATTGGATGCGTAAtctgattagggcgtccacccacagTGGTCAGACTGACAGAAATCGCATTTAGATTACAgtaattcatattaacagaacatgcaagtcgaGGATGCAACGATGTGCAGTCCTTCTAATTCTGATGcgcactttgaagatgttagaacaactgtccacatttacttttcctcagccaacaagatgagtaacaaACAGCAAAATCTCTAGCCGATgtcaatctacactgaacaaaaatatagttACAGTTCAgttcaggcacgactccaacaccctcatcaagtttgccgttgacacaacattggtaggcctgatcacagacaacgatgagacagcctataggtaggaggtcagagacctggccgtgtggtgccaggacaacaacctctccctcaacgtgatcaagacaaaggagatgatcgtggactacaggaaaaggaggaccgagcacgcccccatgctcaacgacggggctgtagtggagcaggttgagagcttcaagttccttggtgtccacatcaccaaacaactatcattgtccaaacacactaagacagtcgtgaagagggcacgacaaagtctattccccctcaggagactgaaaagatttggcatgggtcctcagatcctcaaaaggttttacagctgcaccattgagagcatcctgactggttgcatcactgcctggtatgacaactgctcggcctccgaccgcaaggcactacagagggtagtgcgaccggcccagtacatcactggggccaagtttcctgccatccaggacctctataacaggcccccagaggaaggtcctaaaaaatgtcaaagactccagccaccctattcatagactgttctctctgctactgcacggcaagcggtaccggagcaccaggtcaaggtccaaaaggcttctaatcagcttctacccccaagccataagactcctgaacagctaatcaaagggctacccagactacctcttttacgctgctactctctgtttattatctatgcatagtcacgttaactctacctacatgtacataatacctgaattacctcaactaaccggtgcccccgcacatggactctgtaccggtagcccctgtatatagcttcgctattgttattttactgctgctgtttaattatttgtaacttttatttactattttttttacttaacacttttcttaaaactgcactgttggttaagggcttgtaattaagcatttcactgtaaggtctacacctcttgtattcggcgcataaaacaaatacaatttgatttgatttctaacgaaatcagtcaattgaaataaataaatgaggtcctaatctatggatttcacatgactgggaatacagatatgcatctgttggtcacagataccttaaaaaaataaaataattgaagTATGGGATGtatatggatcagaaaaccagtcagtatctggtgtgaccaccatttgccactTGCAGCACGACATCGCCTTTGcaaagagttgatcaggctgtcgattgtggcctgtggaatgttgtctcctCTTCAATGTGTGTTTtgaagtttttttattttatttaacctttatttaactatgcaagtcagttaggaacaaattattatttacaatgacgagtTACGTTGCTGGATATTGACGGGGACGGGAACACGccgtcatacacgtcgatccagagcatcccaaacgtgctcaatgggtgacatgtctggtgagtatgcatgccatttccagctaccaggaattgtgtacggatccttgcgacatggggctgtgcattatcatgctaaaacatgacATGATGGGAGTGGATGAATGGCAAATtgacatcgataaaatgcaattgtgtttgttgtctgtaactTATGCACGCCCATACCatcaccccaccgccaccatggggcactctgttcacaacgttgacataagcaaaccgctcgcccacacaacgccatacacactgtttgccatctgcccggtacagttaaaaccgggattcatccgtttCAAGCGTGCCAGTAGCCatcgaaggtgaacatttgcccactgaagtcggttacgatgccgaactgcagtcaggtcaagaccccggTGAAGACGACgaacacgcagatgagcttccctgagacagtttctgacagtctGTGCAAACATTATTGAGCTGTTAAAACCCAAtgttttatcagctgtccgggtggctggtctcagacgatcctgcaggtgaagaagccggatgtggaggtcctgcactggcgtggttacacatgatctgcggttgtgaggccggttggacgtacttctCTCTAAAacaacaaattctctaaaacgaccttGGAGGCAGCGTATGgtcgagaaattaacattcagtttTCTGGCAAAAGCTTTGGTGGACAGTCTTGCAGACAGCATGCCAATTAAaaactccctcaacttgagaaatctgtggcattgtgttgtgtgacaaacctgcacattttagagtggccttttattgtccccagcacaaaatgtaatgatcatgctgtttaatctgcttcttgatatgccacatctgtatACTGTACACGTATtgataaataagatacataaCAAATTTACTGTACACATGCGCCAATTTAATTTCACTAAGTaatgcaaattaacctatagaccaataagaatgaccagtcaaatgtatttatatcgaCAGGTATTTACATCAATAAATAGGCTAAAAAagcattatttatttaattaaaaatCCCTTTGCAAAATATTGATTTTTAGCCTATTAATTCatggaaataccagtcgatgTAAATGCATTTGTCTGGTCATGCTTATCGGTATATAGGTTAATCTGGCCGGTGCCAATTGTATTTATCGgcatttctatttatttattttaaatcaaccAAAAGCAGGCTATTACCGTCTTACGGAAACCCTGCACTCTAGGTATTCATGGAACAGTGagtgtttattattattttttggtaTAAAATTCTATTCTAATCTCCCTCTAAAATTGCTACATTCAAATATGATTAAAGGAAATTCAATTTGCTGACCTGATATCCTGAAAAGGGATGAAGTCCTTGTCAACGAAGGTCTCATTGATCTTGGCCAAGACGTCCATACCCTCTGACACCTCTCCGAACACAGTGTGGACCCCATCCAGGTAGTCCAGGTTCTCACCAGTGGTGATCAGGAACTGGGGATCAAGGAGATTGTTACAGCACAAATAAAAGATTTCAGATGCTTGCCATCTGTCCTACCCGAATCAGTAGGCTAACATTGTGGCTTTCAAACTGATAGCAGTTAAATACTTTAAATACTGAGGAGGTGGATGGCAGTTTTACCAACCTGAGAACCATGTTGGTCACTGCCATTGTTCACCATGGACACCATCCCCTTCTTTCTGTGTTTGATCCGCGGGTTTTTCTCTGCATCATAGAAGCGGGCCTGGTCTCCATATAGTTTACTGAGGGAATAGAAAATAAATCATCAACATTCCTGTGAGATATAAACAACAGCTGTGATGATTTTGGACAATGCTGTTTATGCTGAGGAAGAGGACTGACCCATAGACAGATTCTCCACCACGGCCAGTCCCAGTGGGATCTCCAGTCTGCACAATAAAATCTCTCTGGACATTGTGGATGAGGCAGTAATTGTAGAATTTGATTTTGCATAACTTCAGGAAATTCAGGGATGCTAGAAAAAAAAAAGGAGCTGATCGTCATTATGAAAACACATCACGTTCATAAGGAATTAGGATTTCCTTTCCCTGAGTTGCAATGATTGTGCCACATCAACACAGAGTGAACTATCAGACGAAGTGTTCCCAAAGAAATCCTATCTTTTTAAATGTTTGTTGGCTAGCCGAAATATAAAATGAACAACAGTTAGCATTTGCTATCGCTGGGCAAATGAATGGTTGGCTATCTTGTTACCTAGCACTTGCTAGCAGCAACTTAAAAGGCGATATTTGACTTTCTGAGAAGCTTTAATTATTGCGAAATGTAGGCTGTGTTACCAAATATTAGCGTTGGATGTGTTGGTGCATGTTTTCTTACTTTTAGGCCTTTCTTCTGTAAATAAATCAATGACGATATCACCCAATGTTGTTTCAAGAAGAACCGCCATGTTTGCAGGGTGACTGCGCAGCTGCGCACGCGCCCTTGTTTGATTCGATGCCACCTGGGTGCTGTGGGgtatccactagttaccacagccacaaagtcataacgtCTATATGGTAAAAAAGTACgaaaacaaaaatattttttgtcttattttaaggttagggttaggtataaggTAAACCACgtggttatggctagggttacgtttaggattaggtttaaaatcacattttaagaatatAACTCGTAGAAAGAGGCggagtttatgactttgtggccgTGGTAAAGTAGTGACGGCCGTGTTGTTGTTTCCTTTTATCAGACTGAAAATAAGTTTCCTGCAAAATATTTTTAAACGCCCGCTCGAAGATGGCGATGAAACGACCATCAAGTTATGCTCTATTTTTACTGTTTATGTCGTTTATTTTAGCGGAGTCTGCACCTCGACAGTTGAATACGGTAGGAGACGAATTTACCACGGTACTAGACTAGATagctataaaaaatatatatatgttataaaaATAAACTAGTCTAGATAACGTCAACTGTAAGCTGGTCAAATGAAAAAGGTAACGTTAGTCGTAATTATGTTTACCTGCTGTGCTGaatgcagctaactagctagtcaaCTAATATTGGTAGGTAACTAGCTGGCTAATGATGCTAACGTTACCTTTGTTGCTATCTGACTCACtgcagctagctaactagctaatgtttATATCCAGATAGCATGAGCACAATACAAGCAAGGTTGAATGCCCTGAAGTGTCACTCTCAGGGGTCCTGATGTTTTGGTGAATAATGttatttacctagctagctaatgtgtATATCATGTTCCTCTTTCCCATTCATGATTCTCACACAGGAAAGCATTCTGATCAATGTGACAGCAGGGACATTGGATGACACAAATGTGCAGGAGTCCAACAACTTGCAGGTAAGCTATAATATCCTGAAGTTGTCTATTAATAAGCCTGTCATAATGGAATTGAATAATAACATAATCAAATCAATACATTTACCTTTTCAGATCAACCTGAATATTTCAGTGGATGAAGAACAGGTGCTCGTCAATGACATCCCTGTGGAGTTGTCAGGGGTGACTAGGTTGAACTGCCAAGCCTTGCTGTGTGAGTAGTGAAAATGCTTCTGCTGCTTATAACTTAGTTACAGAACTGCATTATGCACCTGATTAACGCAGCTTTTTTACTCTGTTTACAGTGGATACCATCAATGGCACCAGTGAATTTGAATCTGGTGACTATGTGTCCACTGTCACCCGGGTGATGGTGAGCCAGAATCGCCTGTGGAGTGATTCAGAAGAGGTGGTGGCTCTCCAGGTGTTCAGCGAGGTCATTGAGATGGAGGGGAAAAAGGTCAAGTTACTTGATGGAGAAAAGGACAAAAAAAGAATTGTGTTATGATCCTTTAGCTGTGACATAAATATCCTATTTTCACCATGGTGGGTGGTACAATGATGGGAAATCTGTGATCTTATGGCTTTTGTATCCTTTTCTATCATTTAGGTCCAGCAGCCAGAAATGTGCGAAGTGAAGATACTGATGAGCCCCAATTTCCAGAAGCTTGCTCAGTATACCAACACCTACCCCATTGGACACAGTGAGATTTTCAGGATCCCAAGGGAAAATGATGTGGTCATCACAGATCCAACAAATCCTAAAAAAGGTATGCAAGAATAACTGTTTTCGTTCTCGTACTTTTACATGAAAAGGACAAGTTATCTAAATTCCATTACTAAAGTAGTGTTCCTAAATTAGTTTGAATGGTAATGTTCCACTTCCTTCTGCTCAGCTGAAGACCAAGTGATGTCCCATACCACCATTCATTACCCTCTGAAGCATGCTGACACCACCCAGGAGGAGATTGCTGCCCCAGGCAAGCTCCCAGAGACTCCCCTCCGCATGGACCCAGACTTGCTGTATAATAacaatgatgaggatgatgacttGGGAGGGCTGTCGGATGAAATGCAGACAGAGGCACCGCTCAAAGAATCCATCTCCTCTTACAGTGTAAGTAAATTGAGCATCATATCCAAATCAAatccacaaaatacattttgtagAATGTGCTCGGAATGTGCTTTGAAGTTTGAATCTGTTTGCAGGCCATGTGTCGATgggtggaggaggtgagggaccGCCTCCGACGCTTCTGGTCTGAGTCCTTGCCCCTGTTCTTCTTGGTCATGTGGGTGGTGGTGATTGGTGTGGTTGGGTCAGCGGTCATTGTCAAGATCCTGGACATGCTCTTCCCAACATGTGAACACAAGTATGTTTTCACATAGGTCCTGTTGTGCCTGCTTACATGATTGTTGTAGAATTAAATGAAACATTGCCAGGTCAGTATGCAGGATTTGTCATTGACCACACCTTACTGCCAAGACCATTTAATGAGGCACATCAGTCTCTCATCATTTCTTAATGCGGCAATCAGCAGTAGTAACAATAACAAGGTGTCTTCCCcacctgttttggtaaaaagctgagggactgggctggagaaatataaccacactcaaattcatagacggaggaatggatgcaaggactgaacaTCCATGCTAATGCTATCAAAATTACAGATTGAACCaatgtttgtttacaaacattggagtatactttgggttctgatggggcacgacagttgaactaagcacatatttttcaagaatcaatgggtacatagtATTAATGATTGAAGTTTAAAATTGTaagtagcaactgctgattgcacCTTTTTAAGTGTGATTTTTACCAGGAAAATTAATGTTGTACTTTTTCCTCTAGGGGAATTTTCCATTTAAATCCTGTGACTCTGATGCCTGAAGATGAGAAACACACCCTGCTAGAGAACATTGAAATAGAGGCAGAGGAAAAAACCTTAAATGAAAACTGATGAAGTGGAGTGAGTCTGATTGCAGGTGTTGACAACACAATGCATTATGTGGTTAGAGAAACCATAATCTTTTTGTAGCACTTATTAAAAACATGCATTGCATACACATTATTTGCTTTATACCCTCTACTCAAAACATGAATCTGAAATGTTAATACTGCAAGCAGATCATACTTATGGACCTAGCTACCTACTGCACACTTACTTTTCATATTATGATTGTGTTACCTCAGTTACAATATTACTTTGTGTTAAGAAGTTTGGATATAccgtggtggcaggtagcctagtggttaagtgttgggccagtaacccgaaaggtcgctggtttgaatccccgagctgactgtGAAAAATATGccgatgttcccttgagcaaggcacttaaacctaattgctcatgtaagtcgctctggataagagcatctgctaaatgactaaaatgtaaatataccaCACGTTAATATTGATTTATTAttggtttatttttttattgctcAGTTCATAATATTTTAGCATTCTGACTGGAGGATTGAACTGAGGATTTGGTGTTTGTCTGCATGCAAGACAAACAGCTTTTATTTACTGTTTTTTGAGCCAGTACATATGTCAAGGCCTCACCTATACATTAATTGTAAAAGgatcaaaaacaaaaaaatattgaatGTTGCTATTGCATTTTGACTGAGCTCGACTCTGGGCTGCGGTAAAGTCCATAAAATGGATAGGAAGGCCTAGTCTTGCATCCATAAGTGCAGAATAAAGAATGATCAAATATGAAATCTCCTAACCATTTCAATTGATAGAGAAGACAGTTCCTACAGTGGCGCGACCTCTGGGGCATATTCACTTGGCTCTCTGTCACAGAAGATACAGATAGACGTAGAAAGTATAGAATGGACATGGACTGGAGAAGAGATTCATGTCCAGTCTTTACATTCCAGTTCACTCTGGAAACATTGCACTCACAGAATAAGCCCTTGGTGCTTAATAAATGCCTGTTTGTATGCATTTGAACTTAACTGAAATGTATGAATATGGTTAATGGATGTTCTTTGCAATTAATGAAAATGGTGACACTTATAGGACCTTTTTTTATAAAGCGCATCTTGTCTCagaatatacagtggggagaacaagtatttgatacactgccgattttgcagggtTTCCTACTTAAAGcttgtagaggtctgtaatttttatcataggtacacttcaactgtgagagacggaatctaaaacaaaaatccagaaaatcacattgtatgatttttaagtaattaatttgcattttattgcatgacataagtatttgatacatcagaaaagcagaacttaatattttgtacagaaacctttgtttgcaattacagagatcatacgtttcctgtagttcttgaccaggtttgcacacactgcagcagggattttcgCCCACTCCTCCATATAGACCATCTCCAGATCCtgcaggtttcggggctgtcgctgggcaatacggactttcagctccctccaaagattttctattgggttcaggtctggagactggctaggccactccaggaccttgagttgcttcttacggagccactccttagttgccctggctgtgtgttttgggtcgttgtcatgctggaagacccagccacgacccatcttcaatgctcttactgagggaaggaggttgttggccaagatctcgcaatacatggccccatccatcctcccctcaatacggtgcagtcgtcctgtcccctttgcagaaaagcattcCCAaagaatgtttccacctccatgcttcatggttgggatggtgttcttggggttgtactcatccttcttcttcctccaaacacggcgagtggagtttagaccaaaaagctctacttttgtctcatcagaccacgtgaccttctcccattcctcctctggatcatccagatggtcattggcaaacttcagacgggcctggacatgcgctggcttgagcagggggaccttgcgtgcactgcaggattttaatccatgacggcgtagtgtgttactaatggttttctttgagactgtggacccagctctcttcaggtcattgaccaggtcctgccgtgtagttctgggctaatccctcaccttcctcatgatcattgatgccccacgaggtgagatcttgcatggagccccagactgagggtgattgaccgtcatcttgaacttattccattttctaataattgctccaacagttgttgccttctcaccaagctgcttgcctattgtcctgtagcccatcccagccttgtgcaggtctaaaatgttatccctgatgtccttacacagctctctggtcttggccattgtggagaggttggagtctgtttgagtgtgtggacaggtgtcttttatacaggtaactagttcaaacaggtgcagttaatacaggtaatgagtggagaacaggagggcttcttaaagaaaaactaacatgtCTGTGAGAGCTGGAATTCTTACTAGTTgataggtgatcaaatacttgtcatgcaataaaatgcaaattaattacttaaatcatacaaatgtgattttctggatttttgttttagattccgtctctcacagttgaagtgtacctatgataaacatgacagacctctacatgctttgtaagtaggaaaacctgcaaaaaatcgtcagtgtatcaaatacttgttctccccactgtagttAGACCTACTCTTCTCCCAGTAGCATATTGGCTGGTTTGCCTCAAAGGCATGACCAAAATAGAATTGTATTAATGTGATTCAAGACTAGGCTTCTGGTTGACCTACGCATGGCATTGAATGAGGCCTTGGCACATTGACTTTCTGCCTCAGCAGAACTTGCAGGAGAAGCCCTAGTAGTGAATGCAGTTGGCGGTCACAGAAACGGCTTCATAGAAGGAAACTGCATGCTGATTTGAACTTCAGTGAATGGGTGAAGAACTTATGTTATTTTACCATTTTGTTGCTTCTCTGGTGCCTCAATTCCATTTCAGTCTTGTGTGTTGTACTGAAGCATGGGAGCATGACTTGTGTGCATAATGTATTTTCATTCTAATCAAACTACATTGAATACCCAAATGCTGCTCAATAAATGTTTCTGTAATGTTCGTGACATTCACGCTACACAATACAGCCAGGTTACATGCAAATAAAGCACATGGAAGCCTTGTCAATGCAAGTAATATTTGACTTTTATAGCTTTATTAAGACATGGTTAGTGTTCTGATTGGTATATAAATTCACATCCACAAAATGTGGATAGAACCAGTTGGTCCCCTAAATACATATTTAGAAATTAAATCAAGTGCATAAAAAAAATTCTGGTAGTGTAACTTTGATTAACTGATAGCAGTAGCACATCTGATAAAACCCAAAGACACTGGATACTTTGGTAGCAAAGGTGTTCAATTGAAATAGAAAGGACCATAGAATTTGCTGTCATGAGACCTGGTAGTGCAACTGAATGAACTATATAACAGCCAATCTACTAGTGTAAATTGAGCTATAATAAAACAAATCAGAGAatcatttggttttcaacagttCCAGCACTCCTGGGCCATAATAGAACAGCTTACTTAGGTGCATGGTTACCCTACTTCAAGGCATTTCGCATCACCTAGCCTAAGATATAAATAATTTACAAAGAAAGGGAAACCATGACAGTTCAATTATTGTTCCCAGAATATCAACTGAGCATCCCACCAAATCCCCTGCAGATTTGAGGCGCTGCAGGCTTCCTGATTAACTCTCAGCAGGAGCCAAACTCTTCAATCCACTTCTCATACTTCTCTAGATCGGAAGCTGATACAGACTTGGACACTTTCTTCAGAGAAGACTCAAAGTCCTCCATGGTGGTGGGCATGTGCATCTCGGCTCTGGAGATGTTACGGATCTCCTCTGGCGTCAGCCCCTCGATCCTTCGCCGCATGGCCATCAGAGAGGCGTCCCTACAGATGTAATGGACAGTGTTTACTAAAGGCAGTGGAACACACCTGACATTACTCTCATATCACATAACGTTAAGAGTGGTTCATTCCACATTATTTCCTAATTGAAGAGGCATCTCGTTTTCAAATCAGTGATAGTCTCAGCTGAATAATTGTATTTGAACAAATACACAAGACTAATCTATTCAGTGTTTATTTACGACTGGTTtttgtgcatacatttttttttttactaaaaaataacaaataaacctGAAAAGTAAAGGCCTTACCTGCACACATTGGTGATGTCTGCTCCTGAGTAGCCCTCACTCTGCTCTGCTATCTTTGCCATATCCACATCATTGGCCAGCTCCAGCTCCTTTAGGTTGATCCTCAGCAGCTCCACTCTGCCCTTGGCTGCAGAGAAAACAAGCCATAATCACACCATTGtgaacataaatatatatatttcaggaAAACCGTGTTCCAGTGATTGTTGACCTGAAGGCAGAGGGATGTAGATTCTCTTCTCCAGACGTCTCCTCAGAGCCTCATCGATGTCCCAGGGGAAGTTAGTGGCTGCCAGCACCATCACCATCTTAGAGGGATCCTCATTATCTGATGCTCCTCCCACACCTAAACAGCATAAAATCCCATAAACAATCAAATCGATATTATCACTGCTATGTATTTAGGGTACAATCTATTGGGCAAGAAACATTGTTGTAGAGACATGAATAGTGCATGTA is a genomic window containing:
- the LOC100194603 gene encoding Glycoprotein integral membrane protein 1 precursor; this encodes MAMKRPSSYALFLLFMSFILAESAPRQLNTESILINVTAGTLDDTNVQESNNLQINLNISVDEEQVLVNDIPVELSGVTRLNCQALLLDTINGTSEFESGDYVSTVTRVMVSQNRLWSDSEEVVALQVFSEVIEMEGKKVQQPEMCEVKILMSPNFQKLAQYTNTYPIGHSEIFRIPRENDVVITDPTNPKKAEDQVMSHTTIHYPLKHADTTQEEIAAPGKLPETPLRMDPDLLYNNNDEDDDLGGLSDEMQTEAPLKESISSYSAMCRWVEEVRDRLRRFWSESLPLFFLVMWVVVIGVVGSAVIVKILDMLFPTCEHKGIFHLNPVTLMPEDEKHTLLENIEIEAEEKTLNEN
- the ppil4 gene encoding peptidyl-prolyl cis-trans isomerase-like 4 — protein: MAVLLETTLGDIVIDLFTEERPKTSLNFLKLCKIKFYNYCLIHNVQRDFIVQTGDPTGTGRGGESVYGKLYGDQARFYDAEKNPRIKHRKKGMVSMVNNGSDQHGSQFLITTGENLDYLDGVHTVFGEVSEGMDVLAKINETFVDKDFIPFQDIRINHTVILEDPFDDPADLPVPDRSPEPTKEQLDSGRIGADEVINDTDGKKAEELDELLKEKEAKTQAILLEMVGDLPDAEVKPPENVLFVCKLNPVTTDEDLEIIFSRFGLIKCCEIIRDWKSGESLCYAFIEFEKLQQNV